The genomic window CAGATCGCCGCTCTGCAGGGCCTCGTGACCGAGCTCGAATATCGGCTCAAGATCGGAAGGTCCCGACCCGCCGATGTCTTCCAGGCCCAAGCGAATCTCGCCGCGGCGGTCGCCCAGCGGGAGGGATATATCGGCTTGATGAATCAGTACAAGGCGACCCTCAACTACTACCTGGGCATTGGCCTGGAGAAGATCGACCTCAAGGAGACGCAGCCCTTTCCCGGGTCGCAGGCCTTGGAAGACTACCTGGTCCACGTGGGAAGCCGTCCGGACGTTCTCGCGCAGCTTCAGCTCCTGCGGGCGCAGAAGGCGGCGCTCGCGGTTGCCATTGGGAACTTTGGCCCACGGGCGGGGCTATCGGGGAGCTACTTCTTGAGCCATCAGCCGGATTCACCGGTGCTCTGGACGGTCAACATCGTGGCGACGATGCCGCTTTTTACCGGGGGACTCCTCACGTCCACCGTCCGGGAGGAGCGGGCGCTCGTCCATGTCGCCGAGCTCCAGGTGGAGAATTTGAAGCGGACCGCCGACCAGAACCTTCGGATCGCCTTTGCTCTGTTCAACGCAGCGGTGGAGCAGGTCCTCCAGTATCGCGAGCAGGTCGAGGTCTCGGCACTCTACTATGCGGCGCAGCGAGACGACTTCCAGCGCGGGGTCGCCCAGCTCCTCGATGTCCTCGTGGCCCTGAACACCTATCAGCAGTCGCGCCTCTCCCTGCATCAGAACGAGATGAACGCCCGGTATCAATTGGTGAACCTCTTCGTCCAGGCGGGCCTGACCCCGACCAACATCGAGGCCACGGGCCTTCCCGTGCAGAACATCCTTCGCACCGGCCCGCCCGTGGGTCCAGGCAACCCGCCGGCGCTCAAGGCTTCCCTACCGTAGTGGATCATGAACGCAAGCGGGGGAGGAAGCATCGGCCTCTGGAGAGGGGCGAAACAGAAGCGCGAGAAGCAGGCGCTTGGCGTCGGAGCCCTCTGCCTGCTCAGCCTGCTTCCCTGGCCGGTCTTGGCGCAATCGCAGGAGAAGGCGGAACACGAGCGACCGGGCTGGCCCCTTCGTGCGCTCCCGGCTCAGGCGCAGCCGGAGCCCGGCCGCCCCGCCGTTTCGAACATGCCTTCCTTTGACATGCTGCTGCAAGCCGTCTCTCCCATTGCCGCAAAACGGGAGGATCCCAAGGCGATCGACCTGTCAGAATGCTACCGGCTGGCGGCGATCCGCTGGGATCAGCTGAAGATCGATGATCAGACCGTCCGCGCCCAGCAGGCGGTGGTGGCCCAGGCCCAGTCGGCCTTCGCACCACAATTTTCCTGGCAGAACGAGCAGAGCTTTCAGAACACCACGGGGGTCATTCCGGTCGTTGGTGGGGTTGCCGTGGGACAATCGGGCGGCTACTTCTCCTTCAACTCGATCAACTCGACCTGGCTCCTCTTCGATAGCATGCGTCAGCAGAACCGGGTGGCCGCGGCCCGGGCGACCGCTTCGGCGCAGACCTACACGATGGCGTGGGACTACCAGAACCTCTACTTGAACGTCGCGCAGGGGTTTTATCAGGAGCTCAATTACGAAGGCAGCGTCAGGATCCTCGAAGATCAGATCGCCATTTTGCGCGACCTCGTCAACGAGCTCCAGTATCGATTCAAGGTGGGCCGGTCTCGTCCCGCTGACGTCTTTCAAGGGCAGGCGAACCTGGCGGCTGCGGTCGCTGCGCGCGAAGGTTACGTCGGGTTGATGAACCAGTACAAGGCGGTGCTCAACTACTACCTGGGGATCGGTCCGGAGAGGATCGACCTCAAGGAGAGCCAAGCGTTTCCCGGACCGCAAACCCTGGAAGACTACCTGGCGCATGTGGGGAGCCGACCGGACATCCTGGCCCAGGTGCAGCTCCTGCGCTCCCAGAAAGCGACGCTGGCGGTCGCCATCGGCGAGTTCGGCCCTCGCACGGCCCTCACCGGCACCTACTTCTTGAGCCACCAGCCCGATTCGCCGGTCGTCTGGAACACCAATATCGTGACGACGATGCCGCTCTTTACGGGCGGGCTCTATACCGGGTATGTCCGCCAGGAGCGGGCGCTCGTTCACTCGGCCGAGCTCCAGGTAGAGAATTTGAAGCGCACGGCCGATCAGAGCCTCCGGATCGCCTTCGCCCTGTTCAACGCGGCGGTAGGGCAGGTGCTCCAGTACCGGGAGCAGGTCGAGGTTGCGGCGCTCTACTTCGCCGCCCAGCGGCACGACTTTCAGCGGGGGGTGGCGCAGCTCCTCGATGTGCTGGTGGCCCTCAATACCTACCAGCAGGCCAGGCTGTCGCTTCATCAGAACGAGATGAACGCCCGGTATCAACTGGTGAATCTCTTCGTTCAGGCGGGACTGGCCGAAGGAAACTGGAATCGCACGGGACTTCCGCTTCATGATATGCTCCAGACAAGCTCACCCTCCGGCCCTGGCGTACCGCCGGTAATGCCGGTGTCGGCTCCGCAATAGGCGATCTTTCCCTTCTTGCGACAGGGAATGATCGGGAGGAATCACGACGCCCGGAACATGGGCGTGATATCTGCCTCCCGCGGAGCAAAAAAGGCCGGAAGCAAAAACGTGGTGGAGGAAGAATCCGAAGACATTGCGCTCATGGCGAAGATCGCCAAGGGCGACGATGAGGCCTTCCGAAGGCTCATCGAGCGCCATGAGCTTGCCGTTTTCGGCGCCGCGGTCAAGATGCTGCAAGACCGCTTCGTCGCAGAAGAGATCACGCAAAAGGTCTTCCTGCGCGTCTATTGGGCGGCCACGCGGTATCGACCGACCGCGAAGTTCCGCACCTGGCTCTTCACGATCTTGCGGCGGCTTGTCCTGAACGAGCTGCGCCGTTGCTCCTCCTCCGCACTCGTTTTTACCGGCGAGGATCCATGGGAGGGGGCTCCCTCCGCCTCTCCCCGCTCTCCCGCGGATCTGCTCGAGGACAAGGAGCGGCTTGAGCTGGTCGAGCGCGCCATCGCCTCCCTGCCTCCGAAGCAGCGGCTCGCGGTGGTCTTAAAGAGCTACGACGATCTCTCCTACGAGGAGATCGGACGGGTCCTCGGGCTCTCGCTGAGCGCGACCCGCGCCCTGCTCTTTCGCGCTCGGGAAAGCTTGCGCAAGACCTTGTCGTTCCTCAGGGAAAGCCGTTGAGCGAAGCCATCCGGGTGGCGGGTGCCTCGTTTTCCCTCCTTTCCCTCGGGGAAGGAACGGGTTAGACTGGTTTCATGCCGGCCAAACGATGCTTCCTTCCCCTTTCGATCCTCTTTGCCGTCTTCTGCTCATGCCTCGCTTTGTCCTCCCCAGGCGTGCGGGCGGCAAGCCGGGCCCCTGTCTCCTCCGAAGGCGCTCCGGCGGGGATGGCCCTATGGAAGACCTACCCGGAGGGAGGAGGGTATTTCCAGCAGCGCCAGGACGCGCCGATCATCGTCATTCCGGGCCCTCCTCGACTGCCGGTTCCGGCGGCTCCCGAAGGAGCGGTGGGTCAACATGGGAGAATACCGCGACAGAAGGTCGTGCCTTCTTTCATTCCGAACGAGGCGATGGAGACCGGAGCCTTTTCCGGCGGCCTGTAGCGGGCATCCGTCGGTCGTAGGCAGGCGCCCCGATCCTCCGCGACATCCGCTCGCTTGGGCGGTTCCATCCTTTGAGATCCACAGGCACGCGGCTGTGGCATCGCGAGACAGATCCTCCCCGGGAAGAGGCATCGGGCCACTGACTGCAAGGGATGGGATATCCAGATGACTCTCTCCGATCTCTCCATTCGTCGGCCTGTCTTCGCGTGGATGCTCATGGCCGGACTCCTCATCTTCGGGGCGATCTCCCTCGGCCGGCTCGGAGTGAGCGATCTCCCGGAGATCGACTTCCCCGTATTGACGATCAACCTCCAGTGGGCGGGCGCAGCACCCGAAATCATGGAGACGGCGATCGTCGATCCCATCGAGGAAGCCGTGATCTCCGCCCAGGGGCTGCGGAACATCACTTCCTTCATCGAGCAGGGACAGGCGTCGATCATCCTCGAGTTCGACCTCGGGCGACCGATCGACGCGGCCCTGACCGAGGTCCAATCGAAGGTCAGCTCGGTCAAGCTCCCCTACGATACGACGACGCAGGCGGCGACGCAGACCGTCCAGCCCGTCGCGCAGCCGATCCTCACCAAGGACAATCCGGAAGAGCAGCCGATCCTGATCCTTTCGGTATCGGGGAAGGACAAGACGCTGCATGACCTGGTGACCTACGTCGATCTGGTCCTGCACGATGAGTTCCAGATCGTCCCCGGGGTCGGGGAGATCGTGCTGGCCGGCTACAACGTCCGCAACCTGCGGGTCTGGGTCGACAACGAGAAGCTCAAGCCGCTCCAGCTCACCCTGCTCGACGTGCAGACGGCACTGCAGCAGGAGCAGGTGGAGGTTGCGGCCGGCTACCTCGAAAACTCCCGGCGGGAGATGAACGTCCGGGCGATGGGGGAAGGGCTGACCCCGGAAGCGGTAGGCGACATCCAGATCAAGAGACGAGGAACCGAGCTCGTCTATCGGTCCCCCATTCACATCAAGGATATCGGGCGGGTGGAGGATGGGCTCGATGATATTCGGCGGATCGCCGTCACTGGCGGCCATCCGGTCGTGGGACTCGGCATCAAGAAGCAACCGGGGGCTAATTCGGTGGCGGTCGCGCGGGCGGTCAAGCAGAAGCTCGAGGAAGTCAAGCGTCATCTGCCGCCGGGATTCGAGGTCAGGGTCGCCTATGACCGGACGCACCATATCGAGGAGGCGATCCAGGAGACCCTCTTTACCCTGCTCCTGTCGGCCCTGGTGACGGCCTTCGTCTGCTATCTTTTCTTGGGGACATGGAGCTCTACCCTCAATGTCCTCCTCTCGATTCCCACCTCGGTGCTCGGGACCTTCATCATCCTCTACTTTCTGGGCTTCACCCTCAACTTCTTCACCCTTCTCGGCCTCTCCCTGGCGATCGGCATCATCGTCGACGACGCGATCATGGTCCTGGAGAACATCGTCCGCCACAGGGAAATGGGCCAGGGCAGGGTGCGCGCCGCCCAGATCGGTGCCCGGGAAATTACCTTCGCGGCCGTCGCCGCCACGGTGGCGATCGTGGCCATCTTCCTGCCGGTCGCCTTCATGCGCGGGATCGTCGGGAAATACTTCTATCAATTCGGGGTCACCATCACCGCCGCCGTCGCGCTCTCCCTCCTCGAGGCGATTACCCTGACTCCGATGCGCTGCTCGCAGCTGCTCGAGGATCCGAGCCATCGCCGGAGGCTTGCGTGGCTCATGGACCAGATCTTTCACGGGCTTTCGCGGATCTACCGGTTCTTCCTGCGCATCTGCGTCGATCACTCCTGGCTCATCCTGCTGGCGGCGGCGGCCCTCTTCGCCCTCTCCCTGCGCTTCCTTGCGCTGCTTCCCAAGGAGCTGATCCCCGCGCAAGACGAATCCTCGTTCCTCGTGCGCATCCAGACGCCGGTCGGCTCCTCGATCCATTACACGCAAAAGAAGCTAGAAGAGTGCGAGGCGATCATCGCGACCCACCCGGAGGTGGAGCGGGCCTTTGGAGAGGTCGGCGGATTCATTCAACGCACGGGGGCGAGCGATGGCAACCTGATCGATGCCCAGGTCAACGTGGGCACAGTCTATGTGACGCTCAAGCCCAAGGGAGAGCGAAAGCTGACCCAGCAAGAGATCGGGGATCGGCTGCGGACGGAGCTCACCAAGCTCGGGGGCCTCAAGGTGGCCCTCCAGGATCTCTCGATCCGGGGATTCACCACGGGGCGCGGGTTCCCGATCGAGTTCTCGGTGCGCGGGCGCGACTACAAGGTGCTCCGGGAGCAGGTCGCCAAGATCACCGACCAGATGCGAAAATCGGGCGACTTCGTCGATCTTGATTCCGATTTCCGGGACGGAATGCCGGAGGTGCGCGTCTTCCCCGACCGCTTCGCCGCCAACGCCTGTGCCATGCCGATTCAAAACATCGCCAACACAGTGGCCGTCGCGATCGGAGGCGTGGCCCAGAGCCAGTTCACCAACGGAGATCGGCGCTACGACATCCGGGTCCGCCTGGAGGGGGGAGAGCGCGTGAAGCCCGAGGATATCCAGAAGCTCTTTGTCCGGACCAACTCGAACGAGTATATGCCGATCACCTCGGTGGCTCATTTCGAGACCGTCCCGACCTATCAGACGCTCGGACGACGGATGCGGGAGAGGGCGATCACGGTCTTTGCCAACGTCGCTCCCGGGAAGTCGCAGGCAGCGGCTCTGGCCGAAGCGCGGAAGATCGCCAACAAGGAGGTCCTCCGCGGCTACCGGGTCTACTGGAGCGGCGGGGCCGCCGCCTTCGAGGAGACCTTCGGCAGCCTCGAGTTCGCTCTCTGGGTGGGGATCGTGATCGCCTACATGGTGCTCGCTTCTCAGTTCAACAGCTTCATCCATCCCTTGACCGTCTTGCTGGCACTCCCCTTTAGCTTGAGCGGGGCGCTGCTCGCGCTCTCTCTCACGCACCAGTCGATCAATCTCTACAGCATGATCGGCCTGGTCCTGCTGATGGGCATCGCAAAGAAGAACTCGATCCTGCTCGTCGAATTTGCGAACCAGAAGCGGCAGCGTGACGGCCTTCCGGTTCGGGAAGCGCTCCTGGAAGCGGGGCCGATCCGCCTCCGTCCGATTCTGATGACCTCCGTCGCGACGCTGGCGGCAGCCCTCCCACCGGCTCTGGCGATCGGACCGGGCTCCGAGAGCCGGATCCCCATGGCGATCACGATCCTGGGAGGGGTGAGCGTTTCCACCTTCTTTACGCTCTTCGTGGTCCCGGCGGCCTATCGCGTGCTGGCCCGCCTGGAACGACCACCGCGGCGGCCTCCTTCTCCGGACCGGGAGAGGCCGGCTCGGGTGGTCTGGGAGCCTGCGGAGGCCCCGCAGAGCCCGGACGGCATTCCATGAACGTGCCCGAGCTTGCGATCCGTCGACCGGTTGCCGCATGGATGCTCATGGCATCCCTGGTCTTTTTCGGCATTCTCTGCCTCTTTTCCCTCGGGATCAGCCGGCTTCCGGATGTGACCTACCCGGTCTTGACCGTCGTCGCCCAGTGGCCCGGCGCCTCTCCCGAGGTCATGGAAGCCGAGGTCGTCGACCCGTTGGAAGAGGTGCTCATGTCGGTGCAGGGGATCCGGGACGTCACGAGCACGATCATGCAGGGTGTCGCGCGGATTCAGCTCGATTTTCGCTTGGACCGGGATATCGACGCGGCCCTGCAGGAGACCAATTCCAGGATCCGGTCGGTGCAGCTCCCCTACAACGTGGATCCCCCCGTGATCTTCAAGGTCAATCAGAACGACTCCCCGATCCTCTGGCTTGCGGTCACCTGGGATCGGCCGTTGAAGGACATCATCCGCTATGTGGATACGCGCGTTCGCGACAAGTTTTCCTTGGTACAGGGGGTCGGCGACATCCAGCTCGGCGGGTGGACGGATCGGAGCTTTCGCGTCTGGCTTGATCGGAACAAGCTGGCGCAATATCAGGTCGCTCCCAACGACGTCCTCAACCTCTTCCGGGCCGAATACCAGGAGACCGCTTCCGGCTACCTGGAAGGTGCGAACAACGAGATCAACGTCCGGGTGATGGGCGAGGTGCGGTCGCCGGAGGAGATGGGGGGGTTAGCACTCAACCATCGAGGAGGGTCGGGGGGGGCGAACCTTCCGCCCTTGACCGGCATTGCCTCCGCCCAGGGCGGAATGGCGGGGGCTGCGGGGACGACCAGCTATGCGACGAACACGCTCAGCAATGTGCGGGGCCCGGCCGACTCGTTCACCCCGCTGGCGCAGGTTGCGCGGCCTGAGGACGGTCTCATGGATCCGCGCCGCTTCGCGCGGAGCGACGGAGTTCCCTCCGTCGGCTTGGGTCTGCAAAAGCTGCGCGGGTACAACGAGATCGAAGTGGCCAACTCGGCCAAGCGGATCATGGCGGAGATCAAGCCCGACCTGCCGTCCGGAATGACGATCGGTACCCGTTACGACTCTGCGGTCTTCACGGCCGAGGCGATCCGGGAGACCGCCTTCACCCTTCTCTTTTCCATTGGCGTGACCACCCTCGTCTGCCTCGCCTTTCTGGGCTCCTTTCGGACCACGGTGAACGTGCTCTTCTCGATCCCGATCTCGATTCTCGGGAGCTTCATCTTCTGCCGGGCGATGGGCTTTACCCTCAATTTCTTTACGCTTCTAGCACTCTCGATGGCGGTCGGCATCGTGATCGACGATTCGATCATGGTCCTGGAGAATATCACCCGCCACCACCGGCTCGGTAA from Methylacidimicrobium sp. B4 includes these protein-coding regions:
- a CDS encoding TolC family protein, producing the protein MEKARLAHPAQALPPYQQPVQGRPAPGNAPPLETLLEAVSPIAAKRSDPKALDLAACYQMAAVRWDQLKIDYQTLRAQQAVVTQTLSAFFPQFSWENFQSFQNTTGVIPTVSGVAVGTSQGYFSFNGINTTWLLFDSLRQQNRVAAARADAAAQSYTLQRDYQMLYLNVAQAFYQELNYEGSVSILEDQIAALQGLVTELEYRLKIGRSRPADVFQAQANLAAAVAQREGYIGLMNQYKATLNYYLGIGLEKIDLKETQPFPGSQALEDYLVHVGSRPDVLAQLQLLRAQKAALAVAIGNFGPRAGLSGSYFLSHQPDSPVLWTVNIVATMPLFTGGLLTSTVREERALVHVAELQVENLKRTADQNLRIAFALFNAAVEQVLQYREQVEVSALYYAAQRDDFQRGVAQLLDVLVALNTYQQSRLSLHQNEMNARYQLVNLFVQAGLTPTNIEATGLPVQNILRTGPPVGPGNPPALKASLP
- a CDS encoding TolC family protein, which gives rise to MNASGGGSIGLWRGAKQKREKQALGVGALCLLSLLPWPVLAQSQEKAEHERPGWPLRALPAQAQPEPGRPAVSNMPSFDMLLQAVSPIAAKREDPKAIDLSECYRLAAIRWDQLKIDDQTVRAQQAVVAQAQSAFAPQFSWQNEQSFQNTTGVIPVVGGVAVGQSGGYFSFNSINSTWLLFDSMRQQNRVAAARATASAQTYTMAWDYQNLYLNVAQGFYQELNYEGSVRILEDQIAILRDLVNELQYRFKVGRSRPADVFQGQANLAAAVAAREGYVGLMNQYKAVLNYYLGIGPERIDLKESQAFPGPQTLEDYLAHVGSRPDILAQVQLLRSQKATLAVAIGEFGPRTALTGTYFLSHQPDSPVVWNTNIVTTMPLFTGGLYTGYVRQERALVHSAELQVENLKRTADQSLRIAFALFNAAVGQVLQYREQVEVAALYFAAQRHDFQRGVAQLLDVLVALNTYQQARLSLHQNEMNARYQLVNLFVQAGLAEGNWNRTGLPLHDMLQTSSPSGPGVPPVMPVSAPQ
- a CDS encoding RNA polymerase sigma factor; amino-acid sequence: MGVISASRGAKKAGSKNVVEEESEDIALMAKIAKGDDEAFRRLIERHELAVFGAAVKMLQDRFVAEEITQKVFLRVYWAATRYRPTAKFRTWLFTILRRLVLNELRRCSSSALVFTGEDPWEGAPSASPRSPADLLEDKERLELVERAIASLPPKQRLAVVLKSYDDLSYEEIGRVLGLSLSATRALLFRARESLRKTLSFLRESR
- a CDS encoding efflux RND transporter permease subunit, whose product is MTLSDLSIRRPVFAWMLMAGLLIFGAISLGRLGVSDLPEIDFPVLTINLQWAGAAPEIMETAIVDPIEEAVISAQGLRNITSFIEQGQASIILEFDLGRPIDAALTEVQSKVSSVKLPYDTTTQAATQTVQPVAQPILTKDNPEEQPILILSVSGKDKTLHDLVTYVDLVLHDEFQIVPGVGEIVLAGYNVRNLRVWVDNEKLKPLQLTLLDVQTALQQEQVEVAAGYLENSRREMNVRAMGEGLTPEAVGDIQIKRRGTELVYRSPIHIKDIGRVEDGLDDIRRIAVTGGHPVVGLGIKKQPGANSVAVARAVKQKLEEVKRHLPPGFEVRVAYDRTHHIEEAIQETLFTLLLSALVTAFVCYLFLGTWSSTLNVLLSIPTSVLGTFIILYFLGFTLNFFTLLGLSLAIGIIVDDAIMVLENIVRHREMGQGRVRAAQIGAREITFAAVAATVAIVAIFLPVAFMRGIVGKYFYQFGVTITAAVALSLLEAITLTPMRCSQLLEDPSHRRRLAWLMDQIFHGLSRIYRFFLRICVDHSWLILLAAAALFALSLRFLALLPKELIPAQDESSFLVRIQTPVGSSIHYTQKKLEECEAIIATHPEVERAFGEVGGFIQRTGASDGNLIDAQVNVGTVYVTLKPKGERKLTQQEIGDRLRTELTKLGGLKVALQDLSIRGFTTGRGFPIEFSVRGRDYKVLREQVAKITDQMRKSGDFVDLDSDFRDGMPEVRVFPDRFAANACAMPIQNIANTVAVAIGGVAQSQFTNGDRRYDIRVRLEGGERVKPEDIQKLFVRTNSNEYMPITSVAHFETVPTYQTLGRRMRERAITVFANVAPGKSQAAALAEARKIANKEVLRGYRVYWSGGAAAFEETFGSLEFALWVGIVIAYMVLASQFNSFIHPLTVLLALPFSLSGALLALSLTHQSINLYSMIGLVLLMGIAKKNSILLVEFANQKRQRDGLPVREALLEAGPIRLRPILMTSVATLAAALPPALAIGPGSESRIPMAITILGGVSVSTFFTLFVVPAAYRVLARLERPPRRPPSPDRERPARVVWEPAEAPQSPDGIP